One Sphingobacteruim zhuxiongii DNA window includes the following coding sequences:
- the surE gene encoding 5'/3'-nucleotidase SurE has protein sequence MSKKKPTILVVNDDGITAPGIKVLLEVMQEIGEVIVVAPDSPQSGMGHAITIGRPLRLDKIDLYAGVEMYKCSGTPVDCVKLAVNKIFKGKKPDLCVSGINHGLNYSINVLYSGTMSAAVEGAIEDIPSIGFSLDDFSHHADFSHTRSYVKTIAQQVLLNGLPKNTLLNVNFPNASKEIQGIKVCRQANAKWFEEFDERLDPYNREYFWMTGNFLLQDRGEDTDVYALANGFVSIVPTQFDMTAHHAIPELNSWSFDGK, from the coding sequence ATGTCAAAAAAGAAACCCACTATACTTGTTGTCAATGATGACGGAATTACTGCTCCGGGCATAAAAGTGCTTCTAGAGGTGATGCAGGAAATTGGAGAGGTGATTGTTGTCGCTCCTGACAGTCCTCAATCGGGAATGGGACATGCCATTACGATTGGTAGACCATTACGATTAGATAAAATCGATTTATATGCGGGTGTTGAAATGTATAAATGCTCCGGTACACCGGTTGATTGTGTTAAACTTGCAGTAAACAAAATATTTAAAGGCAAGAAGCCTGATTTATGTGTTTCGGGAATTAATCATGGGTTGAATTATTCCATCAACGTCCTGTATTCAGGCACCATGTCTGCAGCGGTCGAAGGTGCTATTGAAGACATTCCTTCCATCGGGTTTTCATTGGATGACTTTTCGCATCACGCGGATTTCTCGCATACAAGAAGCTATGTGAAAACTATTGCGCAGCAGGTGCTATTGAATGGACTTCCTAAGAATACGCTGTTAAACGTTAATTTTCCAAATGCTTCAAAAGAGATTCAAGGGATTAAAGTATGCCGTCAGGCAAATGCGAAGTGGTTTGAGGAATTTGACGAGCGCTTAGATCCATATAATAGAGAGTATTTTTGGATGACGGGTAATTTTCTGCTACAGGATCGTGGAGAGGATACGGATGTATATGCTTTGGCCAACGGATTTGTATCCATTGTTCCTACGCAGTTTGATATGACCGCACATCATGCTATCCCGGAATTGAATTCATGGAGCTTTGACGGAAAATAA
- a CDS encoding 1,4-dihydroxy-6-naphthoate synthase has product MDKLTLGFSPCPNDTFIFDALIHEKIDTEGLQFHVEYHDVETLNEKAFSNDLDITKLSYHAFAYAVEDYELLDAGSALGFGVGPLLICKDAKLAEKLASYVGGELPSELAELKIGIPGKYTTANFLLGLAFPTLTNKKEMVFSEIEKSLLDGSIDLGLIIHENRFTYMQKGLHKVADLGDFWEKTTGSPIPLGGIVIKRSLSKEVKERVNRLIKESVQFGFANPKSGLEYIRSHAQEMEEEVMYKHIELYVNSYSEQLGVEGRRAVDRMFQKARALNLIPPTEKNIYLIK; this is encoded by the coding sequence ATGGATAAGTTAACACTGGGATTCTCTCCCTGTCCAAATGATACTTTTATTTTCGACGCGTTAATTCATGAGAAGATTGATACCGAGGGCTTACAGTTCCACGTGGAATATCATGATGTCGAAACCTTAAATGAGAAAGCTTTCAGCAATGATTTGGATATCACAAAATTGAGTTACCATGCTTTCGCTTATGCGGTGGAAGACTATGAGCTGTTAGATGCAGGAAGCGCCTTGGGGTTTGGCGTGGGGCCTCTTTTGATCTGCAAAGACGCAAAACTAGCGGAAAAATTAGCGTCCTATGTGGGTGGAGAATTGCCCTCGGAGCTAGCAGAATTAAAAATTGGAATCCCAGGGAAATATACAACAGCGAACTTCTTATTGGGCTTGGCATTTCCAACTTTAACGAATAAGAAAGAGATGGTTTTCTCAGAAATTGAAAAATCCCTATTGGATGGCAGCATCGATTTGGGGCTGATCATCCATGAAAATAGATTCACCTATATGCAGAAAGGATTGCATAAAGTTGCTGATCTAGGAGATTTTTGGGAAAAAACGACCGGTTCTCCGATTCCTTTAGGTGGGATTGTCATAAAGCGTTCCTTGTCGAAAGAGGTTAAGGAACGGGTGAACAGATTGATTAAGGAAAGCGTGCAATTTGGCTTCGCAAATCCGAAATCGGGGTTGGAATATATTCGATCTCATGCCCAAGAAATGGAAGAAGAGGTCATGTATAAACATATTGAATTGTACGTTAATAGCTATTCAGAGCAGTTAGGCGTAGAGGGAAGAAGGGCCGTCGATCGTATGTTTCAAAAAGCAAGAGCCTTAAATCTAATCCCTCCAACGGAGAAAAATATATATTTAATAAAATAA